Proteins encoded within one genomic window of Pseudomonadota bacterium:
- a CDS encoding Fur family transcriptional regulator: MNNKLKDSGYRTTTGRKTILDVLTNTEGHLSAEDIYLKAHPIYPSIGLASVYRTLEILVNVGLVHKFDFKDRKARYELAEGPGGKRHHHHLICTGCSQVIDYKDFSPEELELLKRVEEGLYKRYDFKITNHVIQFYGTCAECRNREKGVR, from the coding sequence GTGAACAATAAATTAAAAGATAGCGGTTACAGAACAACAACAGGACGTAAGACTATCCTGGATGTGCTGACAAACACAGAAGGGCATCTTAGCGCTGAAGACATTTACCTGAAAGCGCACCCAATTTACCCTTCTATAGGACTGGCATCGGTATACAGGACGTTAGAAATTCTGGTTAATGTGGGTCTGGTTCACAAATTCGATTTTAAGGATCGGAAAGCGCGTTATGAGTTAGCAGAAGGACCGGGAGGCAAAAGGCATCATCATCACCTTATATGTACAGGGTGCAGCCAAGTCATCGACTATAAAGATTTTAGTCCTGAAGAACTGGAGCTCCTAAAAAGAGTAGAAGAAGGGCTATACAAAAGATACGATTTCAAAATCACAAACCACGTTATTCAGTTTTATGGGACTTGCGCTGAGTGTAGAAATAGGGAGAAGGGTGTACGATAG
- a CDS encoding MBL fold metallo-hydrolase, translating into MNRRDFLKDMVAAGAAITVASTSIGPLIKKGYAAQKKEDIGQCKSVKVTCVSETAWFDSARMLQDIKDTGGAMVSSYAHPWTQDNLGGYSALLEVEQLDGSKHTILMDTNWRQDWCDYVFQKSGVDKLLENKKIDIMVITHEHHDHYWGIKSTLKRWQKVPLVIPSTFYPEGKALLAGKYKNDIAKVDNDIPHTGPLEVLGPDRLLKLYPGVAVKMFDLPIMNRVRGEQNFYFNIKDKGIVTVTGCCHAGVINLMTWAQRNIEGAKPYGCYGGLHIAAFENWDPKFDDIIKGVKKLNLAKLGCNHCTGWVWAQKARTEGLPIVLGTQKYKEYKRTPTTGPGAKENVYLRNGDVIVFS; encoded by the coding sequence ATGAATAGAAGAGATTTTTTGAAAGACATGGTGGCTGCTGGAGCAGCCATCACTGTTGCCAGCACAAGCATAGGACCGCTTATCAAAAAAGGGTATGCTGCACAAAAAAAAGAAGACATCGGTCAATGCAAATCCGTCAAGGTAACCTGCGTTTCTGAAACAGCCTGGTTTGATTCCGCCCGTATGTTGCAGGACATCAAGGACACCGGAGGTGCTATGGTATCGAGCTACGCCCATCCCTGGACCCAGGATAACCTGGGTGGCTATTCTGCCCTATTAGAGGTAGAGCAGCTCGACGGCTCAAAACACACGATCCTCATGGATACAAACTGGAGACAGGACTGGTGTGATTACGTATTCCAAAAATCGGGTGTTGATAAACTGCTTGAAAACAAAAAAATTGATATCATGGTTATCACGCACGAACATCACGACCACTACTGGGGGATTAAATCAACGCTGAAAAGGTGGCAGAAGGTTCCTCTCGTGATCCCCAGCACATTCTATCCGGAAGGGAAAGCGCTTCTGGCAGGAAAGTACAAGAATGATATTGCGAAGGTGGATAATGACATTCCCCACACAGGTCCTCTTGAAGTGCTCGGTCCTGACAGGCTGTTGAAACTCTATCCCGGTGTAGCAGTGAAGATGTTTGACCTGCCTATCATGAATAGGGTACGGGGTGAGCAGAACTTCTACTTCAATATAAAGGACAAGGGAATTGTGACGGTAACGGGTTGCTGCCATGCAGGTGTTATCAACCTTATGACATGGGCTCAACGAAATATCGAAGGCGCAAAACCATATGGTTGTTACGGCGGTCTCCATATCGCTGCCTTTGAGAACTGGGATCCGAAATTTGATGATATCATCAAAGGCGTGAAGAAGCTGAACCTGGCGAAATTAGGGTGCAACCACTGCACAGGCTGGGTGTGGGCTCAGAAAGCGCGGACTGAAGGCCTTCCAATTGTTCTCGGGACTCAGAAATACAAAGAGTATAAAAGAACGCCAACAACAGGACCAGGTGCGAAAGAAAACGTTTATCTAAGGAACGGTGATGTGATCGTATTCTCATAA
- a CDS encoding MBL fold metallo-hydrolase has translation MLKEMNRREFLKSSAIAGTVLISGDLLKGQSTAAHGSIKIPEAEKITVTIITDNYYDALRPDYKIAKRYNIKPGAPIENINLHAEHGLAYHVETEMNGRTHSFLFDYGIDSQSISRNMELLNIDFKTLEALGLSHGHFDHWGALVALLISQRENIRKGIPLHVGEETFVERFIKTPAGLVSLGQLKKENIEGLGIKVIENKNPAQIVPGAYLTGKIERTTDYEKGSPFLLIKRGDKAEQDNFMGEQAVVLNAKGKGLVVLSGCAHTGIVNAVKHAQKITGIDKVYAVMGGFHLTGAKPEIIQKTVADIKTAAPEYIVPTHCTGFEAIALFAKEMPKQFILNTAGTKYVIAA, from the coding sequence TTGTTAAAAGAGATGAATAGAAGAGAGTTTTTGAAATCATCTGCTATCGCGGGTACTGTATTGATTTCAGGGGACCTTTTGAAAGGGCAAAGCACAGCAGCCCATGGGTCTATAAAAATTCCAGAAGCTGAAAAGATCACGGTCACGATTATAACCGATAATTATTACGACGCACTCAGGCCAGATTATAAAATCGCCAAAAGATATAACATAAAACCTGGCGCTCCGATTGAAAACATAAATCTTCACGCTGAACATGGCCTGGCTTATCACGTCGAAACGGAAATGAATGGCCGTACCCACTCGTTCCTGTTCGATTATGGGATAGATTCCCAGAGTATCAGTAGAAACATGGAGCTTTTGAATATTGATTTCAAGACATTGGAAGCCCTCGGGCTAAGCCATGGCCATTTTGACCATTGGGGGGCTCTGGTTGCACTCCTCATATCCCAAAGAGAAAATATCCGTAAGGGGATCCCTCTGCATGTCGGAGAGGAAACCTTTGTCGAACGATTTATAAAAACACCTGCCGGCCTTGTCAGTCTTGGGCAACTAAAAAAAGAGAACATAGAGGGCTTGGGCATTAAGGTCATTGAGAACAAAAATCCCGCTCAGATTGTCCCCGGAGCCTATTTGACAGGGAAAATTGAAAGGACCACAGATTATGAAAAAGGCTCCCCGTTCCTGTTGATAAAAAGAGGGGATAAAGCAGAGCAGGACAACTTTATGGGAGAACAGGCTGTGGTATTAAATGCAAAAGGGAAGGGATTGGTTGTGCTTTCCGGCTGCGCTCATACAGGGATTGTCAATGCAGTGAAACACGCCCAAAAGATTACCGGAATTGATAAGGTATATGCCGTAATGGGAGGGTTCCATCTGACCGGGGCCAAGCCCGAGATAATTCAGAAGACTGTTGCAGATATCAAGACTGCCGCTCCAGAGTATATCGTCCCCACGCATTGTACAGGATTCGAAGCTATTGCATTGTTTGCTAAGGAAATGCCAAAGCAGTTTATATTGAATACTGCGGGGACAAAGTATGTTATAGCAGCATGA
- a CDS encoding DUF134 domain-containing protein, with amino-acid sequence MSRPKKCRCINCSPNSSYFKPKGIPLVQLEEVFLSLDELETIRLADYEGFYHEKAAEQMNISRATFGRILDGARRKVADAIMNGKALQIGAVK; translated from the coding sequence ATCTCGAGACCAAAGAAGTGCAGATGTATTAACTGTTCGCCCAATAGTTCTTATTTTAAACCAAAGGGCATCCCACTTGTTCAGCTTGAAGAGGTCTTCTTAAGCCTGGATGAATTAGAGACAATACGTCTTGCCGATTACGAAGGATTCTATCACGAGAAGGCAGCGGAACAGATGAATATCTCCAGGGCGACATTCGGGCGCATTTTAGATGGTGCAAGACGTAAAGTTGCCGACGCCATCATGAATGGAAAGGCGCTCCAAATAGGAGCAGTGAAATAG
- a CDS encoding NifB/NifX family molybdenum-iron cluster-binding protein encodes MKVCFAVQNDEGIDSTVFNHFGSAPSFIVVDTEFQKAVSINNSDMGHAHGACSPLKAIGGQAVDAVVVGGIGAGALMKLNADGIKVFRSVASTVKGNLDLLTENKLPELTMHQTCKGHQGGCGH; translated from the coding sequence ATGAAAGTATGTTTTGCAGTACAAAATGACGAAGGTATCGACAGCACCGTATTCAACCATTTCGGTTCTGCGCCATCATTTATTGTTGTCGATACGGAGTTTCAAAAGGCAGTAAGCATAAACAACAGCGATATGGGTCATGCCCATGGTGCATGCAGCCCGCTTAAGGCGATCGGAGGACAGGCTGTAGACGCAGTCGTTGTCGGCGGTATAGGGGCAGGGGCTTTAATGAAACTCAATGCAGACGGGATAAAGGTCTTCAGGTCTGTTGCCAGCACAGTAAAAGGCAATCTCGACTTGTTAACAGAGAATAAGCTCCCCGAACTCACTATGCACCAAACATGCAAAGGGCATCAGGGCGGATGCGGGCACTAA
- a CDS encoding zinc ribbon domain-containing protein has translation MPIYEYKCKDCGGVSEFIVFGKDDELHCKSCNSENLEKLLSAHNTTSSGSSFMSGGPAGGCCGAPNSCGSPGSCCGG, from the coding sequence ATGCCAATATATGAATATAAATGTAAAGATTGCGGCGGGGTAAGCGAATTCATAGTGTTCGGAAAGGATGATGAATTGCACTGTAAATCGTGCAATAGTGAAAATCTTGAAAAACTGTTATCAGCCCACAATACGACAAGCTCGGGCAGCAGCTTTATGTCAGGCGGTCCGGCGGGAGGCTGCTGTGGTGCGCCTAATTCCTGCGGGAGTCCGGGTAGTTGCTGCGGAGGGTAA
- a CDS encoding transglutaminase-like domain-containing protein, protein MNGEPVEPDEYLRPTAAIDSGHGMISHIAGELTSTLASDPEKARALFYFVRDRLHYSVYMISTRFEDFVASTVLARGRGYCVQKTVLLAALARAAGIPSRLVFARIKNHKAPRELIAQTGLDVFPSHGYTQLLLEGRWVSVTPAFDRDLCVKSGVPVVEFDGIHDAPLAPQDLAGNPYIEYIEKYEPQADLPFEWLRGKLVPIWGEKLAWLTLEDAKGHKMPSGYVFEG, encoded by the coding sequence ATGAACGGTGAACCCGTAGAGCCTGACGAATATCTAAGGCCTACCGCGGCAATCGATTCAGGCCACGGGATGATCAGTCATATTGCCGGTGAGCTGACATCTACACTGGCAAGTGATCCGGAAAAAGCTCGCGCACTCTTCTATTTTGTGAGGGACCGGCTCCATTACAGTGTCTATATGATTTCAACCAGGTTCGAGGATTTTGTGGCCAGCACGGTCCTGGCGCGGGGAAGGGGTTACTGTGTCCAGAAGACCGTCCTCCTTGCCGCCCTCGCACGGGCAGCCGGCATCCCTTCAAGACTTGTCTTCGCCAGGATAAAAAACCACAAGGCGCCACGGGAATTGATTGCCCAGACAGGTCTCGATGTGTTTCCAAGTCACGGGTATACCCAACTCCTCCTTGAAGGAAGATGGGTAAGCGTAACACCTGCATTTGACAGGGATCTGTGTGTGAAAAGCGGTGTCCCTGTCGTCGAATTCGATGGCATTCATGACGCGCCCCTTGCCCCACAAGACCTTGCAGGCAATCCCTATATCGAGTACATTGAAAAATACGAACCCCAGGCCGATCTTCCCTTTGAATGGCTTCGAGGAAAGCTTGTACCCATCTGGGGTGAAAAACTCGCCTGGCTTACCCTTGAAGACGCAAAAGGCCACAAGATGCCGTCGGGGTATGTATTTGAAGGTTGA
- a CDS encoding cysteine desulfurase family protein: MKRIYFDHSATTPVDNRVLDAMLPYFAEQFGNPSSVLIEEGGIPHKAVGEAREKIARLVGAEQDEIIFTASATEANNLAIKGLALANRDKGKRILFSDIEHFSIMNQADFMRNLGFEIDFIRVDNYGVIDMEDLKKKVTDGTVLVSVMHANLEIGTIEPVREIASFLKERGVIFHSDGAGTSGRIPVSVNDLGIDTMTISPHQFYGPKGIAALYLRKGVGLASIIQGGFQEMGYRAGTENIPGIVGFGEAARLAMEEMDERVQKLTMLGRRLWDGLASSIDYLHFTGHPTQRLPGHVSFWIEFVEGESLLLWLNLNSIASASGSACASNMMAVDETGLKASHVLTAVGVPPEICHGSITFSLGKDNTMDEVEHLLSVIPGIVKRLRDMSPLYASFKQQQKEHDK, translated from the coding sequence ATGAAAAGAATATACTTTGACCATTCAGCAACAACACCGGTTGACAACAGGGTGCTCGATGCCATGCTCCCTTATTTTGCCGAGCAATTCGGGAATCCCTCGTCAGTCCTCATCGAAGAAGGCGGAATACCCCATAAAGCAGTTGGTGAAGCCCGTGAAAAGATAGCGCGTCTTGTGGGAGCCGAACAGGACGAGATTATCTTTACTGCATCCGCTACAGAAGCGAATAATCTGGCCATAAAGGGGTTGGCACTGGCAAACAGAGACAAGGGAAAGAGAATCCTCTTTTCAGATATTGAGCATTTTTCGATTATGAACCAGGCAGATTTCATGAGAAATCTCGGATTTGAGATCGATTTTATAAGGGTTGACAATTACGGTGTCATCGACATGGAGGACCTGAAGAAAAAGGTTACCGATGGGACGGTCCTTGTTTCGGTGATGCATGCGAACCTTGAGATAGGAACTATTGAACCTGTCAGAGAGATCGCTTCATTTTTGAAAGAGCGCGGCGTCATTTTTCATTCCGATGGCGCTGGAACATCCGGGAGGATTCCGGTCAGCGTAAATGACCTTGGCATTGACACAATGACCATATCCCCCCATCAATTTTATGGACCCAAGGGGATTGCAGCCCTTTATCTGAGGAAGGGTGTGGGACTTGCCTCAATTATTCAGGGCGGTTTTCAGGAAATGGGTTACCGTGCAGGTACTGAAAATATTCCCGGCATTGTGGGATTTGGCGAAGCTGCCCGTCTTGCAATGGAAGAGATGGACGAGAGGGTACAGAAATTGACGATGCTCGGGAGAAGGTTATGGGACGGGCTTGCATCCTCAATAGATTATCTCCATTTTACCGGACACCCCACACAGAGATTGCCGGGACATGTAAGCTTCTGGATTGAGTTTGTAGAGGGAGAATCTTTGCTGTTATGGCTTAACTTAAACAGTATTGCTTCGGCGAGCGGGAGCGCATGTGCATCAAACATGATGGCGGTTGACGAAACAGGGCTGAAGGCATCGCATGTACTCACGGCAGTGGGGGTTCCACCGGAAATCTGTCATGGTTCCATCACGTTCAGCCTGGGGAAAGACAATACCATGGATGAAGTAGAGCACCTGCTTTCTGTAATTCCAGGGATTGTGAAGAGGCTGAGAGACATGTCACCCTTGTACGCCTCGTTTAAACAGCAGCAAAAAGAACATGATAAATAA
- the nifU gene encoding Fe-S cluster assembly scaffold protein NifU, producing the protein MPGPYSDKVMDHFMNPRNMGEIEDADGVGEVGNPACGDVMKLFLKIENDRIVDVKFKTFGCGAAIASSSMTTELIKGKTIDEALKLSNQAVAEALGGLPPAKEHCSVLAEDALKAALEDYKKKKG; encoded by the coding sequence ATGCCAGGACCTTACAGTGATAAAGTAATGGACCATTTTATGAACCCGAGAAATATGGGAGAGATAGAAGACGCCGACGGTGTTGGTGAAGTTGGCAATCCGGCCTGTGGTGATGTAATGAAATTGTTCCTGAAAATTGAAAACGATAGGATAGTGGATGTGAAGTTTAAAACCTTTGGGTGCGGAGCAGCCATCGCCTCGAGCAGTATGACAACAGAGCTTATAAAAGGCAAAACCATTGACGAGGCCCTGAAGTTGTCCAACCAGGCTGTTGCCGAGGCACTGGGTGGCCTGCCCCCGGCAAAAGAGCATTGCTCGGTCCTGGCAGAAGATGCCCTGAAGGCAGCGTTAGAGGATTATAAGAAGAAAAAGGGGTAG
- a CDS encoding molybdenum cofactor biosynthesis protein MoaE — translation MVDEWIKEIKGRCDPESLGMILVHNGVVRATSKEGKPVKGMKLSFDRAELSVCIDEMKKKDGITAVKVWINEGTLSIGDDIMYVLVAGRFRTDVLPVLQELLSKIKKEIVREEEMF, via the coding sequence ATGGTAGATGAGTGGATAAAGGAAATCAAAGGGCGGTGTGACCCGGAATCATTAGGCATGATCCTTGTACACAATGGCGTTGTAAGGGCAACTTCAAAGGAGGGAAAACCGGTAAAGGGTATGAAGCTTTCCTTTGACAGGGCTGAGCTGTCAGTATGTATCGATGAGATGAAAAAAAAGGATGGGATAACAGCGGTCAAGGTGTGGATTAATGAAGGCACACTGAGCATCGGAGACGATATTATGTATGTCCTCGTTGCGGGAAGGTTCAGAACGGATGTGTTACCTGTTCTCCAGGAACTGCTTTCGAAAATCAAGAAAGAAATCGTCAGGGAAGAGGAGATGTTTTAA
- a CDS encoding flavodoxin family protein has product MKTVILFGSPRKDGNTAQLTGAFSRGLKEKGCDVRTIYLNDINIRPCQGCLTCLPKGICKINDDMKDIRKYITESDLIVYATPVYWFAPSSQLKLVIDRSISFFDTEYNSRIKGKKAVTIMTCADENSDTFSPSKDMFRRTFELLGISYAGSVEDTGCTEKGVVKDESMEKAVKLAESLI; this is encoded by the coding sequence ATGAAAACGGTTATTCTTTTTGGAAGCCCAAGAAAGGATGGCAACACGGCTCAGCTTACCGGTGCATTCTCACGAGGTTTGAAGGAAAAAGGCTGCGATGTAAGAACGATCTATTTGAATGACATTAACATAAGGCCCTGCCAGGGTTGCCTTACCTGTCTGCCAAAGGGTATATGCAAGATCAACGATGACATGAAGGACATTCGTAAATACATTACAGAATCAGACCTTATCGTATACGCCACACCCGTCTACTGGTTTGCACCCTCCAGCCAGTTGAAGCTCGTCATCGACAGGTCGATATCTTTCTTCGATACGGAATATAATTCACGTATCAAGGGTAAAAAGGCTGTTACCATCATGACATGTGCCGACGAAAACAGCGATACCTTCTCCCCCTCAAAAGACATGTTCAGGAGAACTTTTGAACTTCTCGGCATATCATATGCCGGAAGCGTTGAGGATACCGGGTGTACAGAAAAAGGCGTTGTGAAAGATGAGTCTATGGAAAAGGCCGTAAAACTTGCAGAATCTCTCATATGA
- a CDS encoding tRNA 2-thiocytidine(32) synthetase TtcA has protein sequence MTPDKLTYFTSKKVGKAIWDYQMLKAGDRVLMAVSGGKDSLCLLRIMKERIKFVPFDYEVIACYVDMGFEWVNKDTLIEHFKKESIPYIIAQPPENWNKEEGFDCFWCSWNRRKSLFDLARERGFTKIVFAHHMDDIIETMLLNLFFNGEIATMTPYQEMFGGELAIIRPLAYVEEKEITRLASMLALPVVSSECPNGSTSKRTLVKGIIQELEKHNKNVKKNIFRSIKRVRQGHLLDHTDS, from the coding sequence ATGACGCCGGACAAACTTACTTACTTCACCTCGAAAAAGGTGGGGAAGGCCATCTGGGATTACCAGATGCTGAAAGCAGGTGACAGGGTATTGATGGCTGTTTCAGGAGGAAAGGACAGCCTGTGCCTCCTGCGCATCATGAAGGAGAGAATAAAATTCGTTCCTTTCGACTACGAAGTTATTGCATGTTATGTCGATATGGGGTTTGAGTGGGTCAATAAGGATACTCTGATCGAGCATTTCAAAAAGGAATCCATACCGTACATCATTGCACAACCCCCCGAGAACTGGAATAAAGAGGAAGGCTTTGACTGTTTCTGGTGCAGTTGGAACAGAAGAAAATCCCTTTTCGACCTTGCACGCGAGAGGGGGTTTACAAAAATCGTCTTTGCCCACCATATGGACGACATCATTGAAACAATGCTTTTAAACCTCTTTTTCAATGGTGAGATTGCCACAATGACACCTTATCAGGAGATGTTCGGCGGTGAACTGGCAATCATAAGGCCACTCGCCTATGTGGAGGAAAAAGAAATTACCCGGCTTGCATCCATGCTTGCATTGCCGGTCGTTTCATCTGAATGCCCGAATGGCAGTACATCAAAAAGAACCCTTGTAAAAGGCATAATCCAGGAACTGGAAAAACACAACAAAAACGTGAAAAAGAATATCTTCAGAAGTATAAAAAGGGTTAGACAGGGACATCTCCTGGATCATACAGATAGTTAG
- a CDS encoding M48 family metalloprotease, protein MKFKFPVLILLLLSFPFTLFGLTIEEEKKYGKEVFLEIARSVPVNNDPYISVYVKTIKDRLESNATLAFPITLTIIDAQTADAFATIGGYVFITMGLIGMCDKEEELAGVLAHEFAHVSKRHIAKRVEKEKFINIASIASLLAAILIPDPKAKGAILTMGMGSSQALSLKYSREDEEEADRVGSVMADKTGYGGLGTADFLRKLRAGGGDKVLPQYLLTHPYHEERIIKLENMWQRKNIDIDTAFFPYLVARAKILHKDARGSSEDIWINKYVKDKTDPVNIYGASLMYAAKGDADKSVDIIMEMNSPYKNMFLGEMLVDAHRFKEAAVVLKYETYPASRFYLAKAYEGTGDRDMAIDILGQILRYGNVYPEIYYRYGMLLGGKGQEARGYEYLGRFYLENGRLDLARTHFEKAISRYGINSREAANLLKILDGMKGEPPRPNK, encoded by the coding sequence ATGAAGTTTAAATTCCCCGTATTAATCCTGCTTTTACTCTCATTCCCCTTTACGCTTTTCGGGTTAACCATAGAAGAGGAAAAAAAATACGGGAAAGAGGTATTTCTTGAGATCGCAAGGTCTGTGCCTGTCAATAATGATCCATATATCTCCGTTTATGTGAAGACAATAAAGGATAGGCTTGAAAGCAATGCAACGTTAGCTTTCCCCATAACATTAACAATCATCGATGCCCAAACAGCGGATGCCTTTGCAACAATTGGCGGCTATGTATTTATTACTATGGGTCTCATCGGGATGTGCGACAAGGAAGAGGAGCTTGCAGGCGTATTAGCACACGAATTTGCCCATGTATCGAAACGTCATATAGCCAAAAGAGTTGAAAAAGAGAAGTTTATTAATATTGCATCGATTGCATCTTTGCTTGCAGCGATACTTATCCCTGATCCGAAGGCAAAAGGTGCAATACTCACCATGGGAATGGGGTCTTCCCAGGCACTTTCCCTGAAATATTCACGCGAAGACGAAGAAGAAGCCGATAGGGTAGGCTCTGTCATGGCTGACAAGACCGGATATGGCGGTCTTGGCACAGCGGATTTTTTACGGAAACTGAGGGCTGGGGGTGGGGATAAGGTTCTTCCTCAATATTTGTTGACCCACCCTTATCATGAGGAAAGAATTATAAAACTCGAAAACATGTGGCAACGAAAAAATATAGATATCGATACGGCTTTTTTCCCCTATCTGGTAGCACGGGCCAAGATTCTCCACAAAGATGCACGGGGCAGTTCTGAAGATATATGGATAAACAAGTATGTTAAGGACAAAACCGATCCTGTAAATATTTACGGCGCCTCACTCATGTATGCAGCAAAGGGTGATGCCGATAAGTCGGTAGATATAATAATGGAGATGAATTCACCGTATAAAAATATGTTTCTTGGTGAGATGCTGGTGGATGCCCACAGGTTCAAAGAAGCAGCGGTGGTGCTGAAGTATGAAACGTATCCTGCATCCAGGTTTTACCTTGCAAAGGCATACGAAGGCACCGGCGACAGAGATATGGCGATAGATATTCTTGGTCAGATATTACGATATGGGAATGTATACCCTGAAATCTATTACCGGTACGGGATGCTTCTGGGGGGGAAAGGTCAGGAGGCGAGGGGGTATGAATATCTCGGAAGGTTTTATCTGGAAAACGGAAGGCTTGATTTAGCGAGAACCCATTTTGAGAAGGCGATTTCCAGATATGGCATAAACTCAAGAGAAGCGGCGAATCTTCTGAAAATACTCGATGGCATGAAAGGAGAGCCTCCCCGCCCCAATAAATAA
- a CDS encoding serine hydrolase, producing MVYKESMIHLLAIVLLLFPLCAVANDTITAPSYILVEKDSFQVISGRDYHKRLAPASTTKVMTTIVALEKLNGYEIVKADGKVLSIPASKLSLSPGREYKAIDLIKGTMVESANDAAYTLAVHVGGDETGFAGMMNNKAQEIGAYNTHFKNASGLFVNNQYTTAYDLALIMRYALSSERFKEIAATKYFLFQEGTRNVRYKNHNRFLFCFEPAIAGKTGFTRMSRHCYVGAFEKDEKVYILALLGSNNLWGDAVNILKNLYEQLPSDREIRLAKSCPVKLTSYKEKKEKKPVAKKKAKKSKSTKKNKTKA from the coding sequence ATGGTATATAAAGAATCAATGATCCACCTCCTTGCTATTGTTCTGTTACTCTTCCCCCTCTGTGCAGTGGCGAACGATACCATCACAGCCCCTTCATATATCCTTGTAGAAAAAGACTCGTTTCAGGTCATCTCAGGCAGGGATTATCACAAAAGGCTTGCTCCTGCAAGCACAACAAAGGTCATGACAACAATAGTGGCACTGGAAAAACTGAACGGTTATGAGATAGTAAAAGCAGATGGCAAGGTGCTTTCAATACCTGCTTCAAAATTGAGCCTTTCGCCGGGCAGGGAATATAAAGCTATTGACCTGATAAAAGGCACAATGGTCGAATCTGCAAACGATGCTGCTTATACACTCGCTGTCCATGTGGGCGGGGACGAAACCGGTTTTGCCGGCATGATGAATAATAAGGCCCAGGAGATAGGTGCATACAACACACACTTCAAGAATGCTTCAGGCCTCTTTGTCAATAATCAGTATACAACCGCTTATGACCTTGCACTTATAATGAGGTACGCACTGTCAAGCGAGAGATTTAAGGAGATCGCTGCAACGAAATATTTTTTATTTCAGGAAGGGACAAGGAATGTACGGTACAAAAACCACAACAGGTTTTTATTCTGTTTTGAACCTGCCATTGCCGGAAAAACAGGTTTTACAAGGATGTCAAGGCATTGTTATGTGGGGGCTTTCGAAAAAGATGAAAAGGTGTATATCCTCGCTCTCCTTGGCAGCAATAATTTATGGGGTGACGCTGTTAATATTTTAAAAAACCTCTATGAGCAACTTCCCTCCGACAGGGAAATAAGATTAGCAAAATCGTGTCCTGTCAAGCTTACTTCATACAAAGAGAAAAAAGAGAAAAAACCGGTTGCGAAAAAAAAGGCAAAAAAGTCAAAGTCAACAAAGAAAAATAAAACTAAAGCCTAA
- a CDS encoding dodecin family protein, with product MKSEGRVARITEVVAGSPVSFEDAITAGFKRASKTLRGISGLKVKDYRCKVEDGKIVEYRVTLEVIFVLES from the coding sequence ATGAAGTCTGAAGGAAGGGTAGCAAGAATAACAGAGGTTGTTGCAGGTTCTCCCGTAAGTTTTGAAGATGCAATAACCGCAGGATTCAAACGTGCTTCTAAAACATTAAGAGGTATAAGCGGCTTAAAAGTCAAGGACTACCGCTGTAAGGTCGAAGATGGAAAAATCGTAGAGTACAGGGTTACCCTTGAAGTAATTTTTGTACTGGAAAGTTAA